TCCTTGGCCGCACCCGGCCGGCCCGGACGCGTACCGATCCCGCGGAAGGCGAGGTCGGAGCCCGAGGGCCGGCCCTTCGCATCGGTCGGCTCGGCGCCGGCCAGCGGCACCCCGGACGGGGGCTTGGCCCCGGTGATCCGGCTCAGCGCGGCCTCGCCGGAGCGGACCTGGGTGGTGGTCGGCCGGATCTTGGCCTCGGCCATCAGCCGGACCATGTCCCGGCGCTGGTTCGGGGTGACCAGGGTGACGACCTTGCCGGACTCGCCCGCGCGGGCGGTACGGCCGCCCCGGTGCAGGTAGTCCTTGTGGTCGGCCGGCGGGTCCACGTTCACGACGAGGTCGAGGTCGTCGATGTGGATGCCGCGCGCGGCGACGTTCGTCGCGACGAGGACCGTGACGGCCCCGGTCTTGAACTGCGCGAGCGTGCGCGTGCGCTGCGGCTGCGACTTGCCGCTGTGCAGCCCTTCCGCCCGTACGCCCATGGCCCGCAGGTGCTTCACGAACTGGTCCACGCCGTGCTTGGTGTCCAGGAACATCAGCACCCGGCCCTCGCGCGCCGCGATCTCGGTGGCGGCCGAGTACTTGTCGGCGGAGTGGATGTGCAGCACGTGGTGGTCCATCGTGCTCACCGAGGCCGCCGACGGGTCCACGGTGTGGGAGACCGGGTCCTTCAGGTAGCTGCGCACGAGCTGGTCCACATTGCGGTCCAGGGTGGCCGAGAACAGCATCCGCTGCCCGGCGTGGTGCACCTGGTCGAGGATCTCGGTGACCTGCGGCATGAAGCCCATGTCGCACATCTGGTCGGCCTCGTCGAGGACGGTGATCTTCACCCGCTCCAGGTGGACGTCGCGCCGCCCGATCAGGTCGCTGAGGCGTCCGGGGGTGGCCACGACGACCTCGGCGCCGGTGCGCAGTGCGCTCACCTGCTTGCCGATCGACAGCCCGCCGACCACCGTGGCCATCCGCAGGTCAAGGGCCTGTGCGTACGGGGTCAGCGCCTCGGTCACCTGCTGCGCCAGCTCGCGGGTCGGTACGAGGACCAGGGCCAGCGGGCGCTTCGGGTCGGCCTTGCGTCCCGCGGTGCGCGCCAGCAGGGCCAGGCCGAAGGCCAGGGTCTTGCCGGAGCCGGTCCGCCCGCGGCCGAGGATGTCCCGGCCGGCCAGGGAGTTGGGGAGCGTGGCCGCCTGGATGGGGAAGGGCTCCGTCACCCCCAGGTCGGTCATCGTCGTCACCAGCTCACGGGGCAGGTCGAGCTCGGAGAAGGCCTCCACCGGCGGGAGCGCCGGCTCGACCGTCTTCGGCATCGCGAACTCGCCCTTCAGGGGGGCCGTCCGGGGGGTCTTGCCGCCGGACTTCGCACCGCCCTTGGGGCCTGCCTTGGCTCCGGCCTTGATGCCGAAACGCCCGTGAGCTGACGGGTTCCTCATGCAGAACCTTCCGTGAGACGTGAAAAGAGGAATTTTACCATCGGGGCCACGGCGCCACGGGACTACGGCGTCCCGGGGCCGGGAGCCAGGGGGCCGAGCTGCCCGGACCGCACCTCGGCGAGGTGGGCGGTCATCTCGACCGTCGCCCGCGCGAACCAGTCGGCGATGACGGCGATCTCGTCGGGGGAGTACGCGGCGAACACCTCGCCGAGCCGGGCGTAGAAGGGCTCGTACACGGCGAAGACCCGGGCCGCGGCCGCCGGGTCTGCGACCACGCGCACCCGGCGCCGGTCCGCGGGATCCGGCTGCCGGCGGGCGTATCCGGCCCGCTCCAGACGGTTGAGCACCCCGGTGACGGCCCCGGTGGTCAGGTTCGTCAGCTCGGCGAGGTCGCCGGCGCCCAGCGGGGTGTCACCGGCTCCCAGGACGTGGCCCAGGCAGGTCAGGTCGGTGACGTTCAGCCCCAGCAGCTGCGCCACCTCCTGCTGGCCGACGAGGCCGAGCGCGACGTACCGGTCCATGCGCGACAGCGCCTCCGCGGGCGTGGCCGCGGGGCGGGACTTGCCCTGCACGCAGATACTCCTTAGTGTCTAAGTAACTTAGCTCGTGAGATGCTTATCTTGCTCACTAAGGCATCTCGCGCTTCGAGCCTACTGCCGCCCGTCCGTCCGGGGAGAATCATGAGCGCGCACGGAGACGTCGACATGGGCCACACGGTCGCCGGCTGGACCGGCACCACCCTGGTCCTGCTGGGCTGCACCGGAGCCGGGGTCGCCGTGTGCGCGGCCTGGACCCCCGGCATCTGGCTCGGCCTCGGCCTCGTCGGCGTGGCCGGAGTCGTCACCTGGGTCCTGCACCTCGCCGGCTGGGGCAAGCCCGGCGGCCCCCGTCCCCGTGCCGACTGGGACTGGCGCACCCGCGACACCGTCGCCCGGACCGGGCATGTGCAGTGCCTGGGCTGCCGGGTCGGTGGAACCCGGCGCGCCGCCGCGGCGGCCCCGCGGCCCCGGCCCGCCGAGTTGTCACCCACGGTGGACGGCGGTGCGTGAACGAAAGTTCGAAACGCCCCCGATCGGCCGTGTCTGGGGTGTGGTGGGCGTGACGGGTGGGCAGGATGGAACTGGCTGCACCGCACGTGCGGCCCGCGTGGAACGTTGAGAAGGATCAGTACTGATGGCAACAGGCACCGTGAAGTGGTTCAACTCGGAGAAGGGGTTCGGCTTCATCCAGCAGGATGACGGCGGCCCCGACGTGTTCGTGCACTTCTCCGCCATCCAGGGCACCGGCTTCAAGGAGCTGCAGGAGAACCAGAAGGTCGAGTACGACGTCACCCAGGGCCCCAAGGGCCCGCAGGCGGAGAACGTGTACCCCGCCAGGTGACGCCACTTCACGAGCTCAGCCCGTGACATGAGCCCCGCCGGTCGGTCCGGCGGGGCTCATCGCTGTCACGGGGCAGTCGGCCGGGAGCCCGCGCGGTGCAGGGCCAGCAGCAGCGGCCAGACGTGGTCCGCCAGCTCCGCCGGGGAGCCCGGAACGCTGTCGTGCAGCCAGTCGGCGAGGATCCCGGTGAAGGTCGCGGCCACCGCCGAGGCCACCAGGTCGGCGTGCGGGGCGCCGGCCGCCGTGCGTTCGGCGCGGGCGCGGGCCCGCAGCTCCCGGTGGAGCCGCTCGCCGAGCGGGCCGCCGCCGCCCGGCAGGAGCAGGGTGCGGTAGAGGGCCGCATGCGCGTCGGCGTCGGTGAGGAAGCCGGCCAGCGCGGCGGGGGGCCGGGCCGGGGCCCGCGCCCCGGGCTCCGTCTGCCAGGCGTGCAGGGCGTCGACCGCCGCGTGCACCACCTCGGCGCACGCGTCGACGGCCAGCGCCGGGAGGTCCTCGTAGTGCAGGTAGAACGTGGCGCGGCCGACCCCCGCCCGGCGGACCACCGCCGAGACGCTGACCTCGCCGAGCGGCCGGTCCGCGCACTCGGCGAGCAGGCTCTCGCGCAGCCGGGCCTTGGTGCGGGCGGTCCGGGGGTCCTCGGGGTGCGCGGGGCTCACGGGGTGCTCGGGGCTCACGCGGCCAGCAGCGCCGCGCCCAGGGCGAGTGCGCCGGGCAGGGCCTGGGCGATCAGGATGCGGCGATTGGCGGTCGCGGCCCCGTACACCCCGGCGACGATCACGCAGACGAGGAAGAAGACCTGCGTGGCGAGCGAGTCGATGACCAGCGACCAGACCAGGCCGGCGGCCAGGAAGCCGTTGTAGAGGCCCTGGTTGGCGGCGAGCGGTGCGGTGCGGCGGGCGAGGTCCTCGTCGAACCCGGACAGGGCCCGGCCGGGCGGCCGCTGCCAGAGGAACATCTCCAGGACCAGGAAGTACACGTGCAGCGCGGCGACGACACCGATGAGGACCTGAGCGACCGTGTGCACGGCCACCTCCGTTTCGCGGGCTGTTGAATCGGGCGCCGGCGGGCGACTTCCTGGACAACTGTACAGGAAGTCGGTGTGCGGTCACCCGAACGGGCGCGGCTACGCTGGCCGCATGACCCCCCTCGTCCATTCGGACTTCGGCACCGGCCGCCACCGCGAGGCCTCGCTCATCCGCCACGCCCTCGGGAGCGTGCACGACGAGGTGCTGGTCGCGGGCCTCGCGGGCGGTATCGGCTTCATGTACTTCGTCTTCGAGTACGCGGGCCACCCGCCGATGCCGACGATCGTCGCCCAGGCCCACCCCCAGCCCTGGGTGCAGACGGCTCTGGGCCGGCTGCACGTCCCGTACGAGGCCACGCGCAGCACCAAACCCCGCTGGGGGCGGATGTGCGCCGCCCTCGACGACGGGCATCCGGTGTTCTGCACGGTCGACCGGTCCCGGCTGCCCTGGCACCAGGGCGTTGCGGAGATGGCGGGCGCGGATCCGTACACCGTGGTCGTGGTGGGCTACGAGGGCGCCGAGGGCGAGACCCTGTACGTCGAGGACGGGGCCGATGTCCCGTACCGGATCGGCCGGGAGGAGTTCGGCGCCGCCTGGACGGGGCACCGCAAGGGTCACCACCAGATGGTGGTGCCCACCGGGCCGGCCACCGCCGAGCCGGACCTCGACGAGGCCGTCGCCACCACCGCCGCCCGGCTCACCGGGCCGGTGCTCGGCAACCAGTTCGACGTCAACTTCGGCTTCTCCGGCATGGCGAAGTTCGCCGCGCAGCTGCGGGACACCGGCACCAAGACGGGCTGGGAGCGGCGGTTCGCCGGCCCGGAGGCGTTCCGGGTGGGCACCGGGCGGCTGTACGCCTGCCTGGAGGAGGAGTGGACCGCCCCCGGCGCCACCCGGCCGCTGTACGCCGACTTCCTCGACCTCGCCGGGCGGCCGGAGGCGGCCTCGCTCCTGCGGGACTCCGCCCGGCACTGGTCGGAGCTGGCTGCCCTGGCCCGTACGGCCGACCCGGACTCCGGCGCCGGCGGGCGGCGGGCCCTGTTCGACGCGTGCGCCGACCTGGTGGACCGCTCGCTGGACCTGGAGCGCCGGGCCGTCGCCCTGTTCTGAGCCGTACGGGCCCCGCGAAGGGCCGGCTCTGCTCCTGCGCCGGTTACTCCTCCTGGATCCGGATGGCGGCGACCGGGCAGGCGCGGGCGGCCTCGCGGAGCAGCGGGCTGCCGTTGCCGTCCTCCCGGCCCGGGAGCAACCGGCTGAAGCCGTCGTCGTCCTGGGTGAACACGTCGGGCGCGGTCAGGGCGCACTGCCCGGCGCCGATGCAGACGGCCGTGTCGATGTCGATGCGCTGTGGCGACATGCCTCTCACCATGCCACGGGGAGTTCGACCATGCCCTGGATGGTGTCGCCGGGCCGGAACGGGATCCGGTCCGGTTCGGCCGCCAGCCGCAGCCCCGGCAGCCGGGCGAAGAGCGTCCCCAGGGCGATCTCCATCTCGGCCCGGGCCAGGTTCTGCCCGAGGCACTGGTGGACACCGAAGCCGAACCCGACGTGGTGCCGGGCGGGCCGGTGCCAGTCCAGTGCGTCGGGCTCCTCGAACACCGCCGCGTCCCGGTTGATGACGGAGGTGGAGAAGATCACCCCGTCGTCCGCGCGGACCGTCACCCCGCCGATCTCGATGTCCTCCGTCGCCACCCGCAGCATCCCGTCCGCGATGGACAGGAAGCGCATCAGCTCCTCCACGGCCACCGAGATCAGCGAGGGGTCGGCGCGCAGCTCGGCCAGCTGCTCCGGGTGCCGCAGCAGGGTGAACGTACCGAGCGAGATCATGTTCGCCGTGGTCTCGTGCCCCGCGATCAGCAGGATCGCGGCCAGCGAGACCAGCTCGTCGATATCGGTCTCACCGGTCTCCAGGCGCCGCTCGACGAGCTCGTCCAGCAGCCCGTCGCCCCGGTGCGTGCGCTTGCGCTCGATCAGATCGGCCAGGTACCCGTTGATCTGGGACCGCGCGTCCTCCACGTCGGCGAGCTCCGGTCCGCGCAGCAGCCGCCGGGACTGCGCCTCGAAGAACTCGTGGTCCTCGTAGGGGACTCCGAGCAGGGCGCAGATCACCATCGAGGGCACGGGCAGGGCGAAGGAGCTGACCAGCTCGGCCTCCGGCCCCCTGGCGATCATGTCGTCGATCAGCCGGTCCACCGTCTGGCGGATCGCGGGCCGCAGCGCCGCCGTTCGCTTCAGGGTGAAGCTCGGGATGAGCATCCGGCGCTGGGTGTTGTGCACGGGGTCGTCCACGCCGAGCAGGGCCGTGCGGCGGTTCTGCAGGCCTTTGAACCGCTTCGTGGGGGCGGGGAAGGCCTCGTTCTGCCGGTCGGCCGAGAGCCGTCCGTCGGAGAGCAGGGCGCGCGCCTCGGCGTGCCCGGTGACCACCCAGACCGAGCGGCCGTCGAAGAGGGTGACCCGGGAGAGCGGCCGGCCCTCGCGGAGGGGTTGGTAGGCGGCCGGCGGGTGGTAGGGGCAGGTCCGGTCCTGAGGAAAGGCAACGGTTTCTGGCATGCAGCACCTCGTAAGCATGGTTCCGTGTGTCCGTCTCACCGGAACCCATTACATGCCCTAGGCACCTATCTGACCTATGCCAGTTTCGGCCAGATAGCCCACTTTGGCCCGCCCGTCCTGGTGGCCGTCGAGCCGCTCAGAGGTGGGCGTCCAGGAACTCCCGCAGCTCCGCGCGGCTCATCGCGCCGGCCCGGCTCGCCACGGCCTCGCCGCCTTGGACGAGGACGACGGTGGGCGCGCCGGTCACGCCGTATCGCCTGGTCGGCTCGGGGCAGCGGGTCATGTCGGTGCGCACGGCCGTCAGCCGCGTGCCGTACTCCTCGGCCGCCTCGGCCACGAGCGCGTCCATCGCCCGGCAGCCTTCCAGGGCCTTGGGCCAGGTCCCGATGAAGTAGGCGAGAACCGGCCCCTGCGCCATACCGAGGATGAAGTCGAACTCCTGGTTCTCCAGCGGCTGGTGTACCCGACGTGTCATGGGTGGTGCTCCTGCTTCGTGTGCCGAGTGGCCGTGGCCGGTCGGCCCCATCATCGCCGCCGGCTCGGCCGAGCCCGAAATCCCGTCCGGAACGGGTGTTTCCGCCAAGGGGCGGGACCGTTTGGCGGGGGTTGTGCCCAGGCCGTTCGGCCGATGCTCCAGGGGCGTTCGGGTGGGCTGGGGCAGCTGCGGGTCTTCCTGTATGTTGCGCACGGCATTTTCGCCGTCAGAGGGCTGATCGCCTTGCATATGCGAGGCAGTTGATCGGCGTGGTCGGGAGGGGTCGTCCATGGAACGTCGCAGGAACCTCGAGAGAGCCCGGGCAGTTCGGGGAGCGCGCGGACTTCGGGAAGTTCGCCGACCGGGCCTCGCGCTTGCGGCGGGCGCGCTGGTTCTCGCCGGCTGCGGCACGTCGGCGGACGGGAAGGACGCCGAGGCGGGGACGGCGGCTTCGGCCTCTACCTCTGCGGGCGCCTCTGCAGGCGCGTCCGCGAAGGCTTCCGTCACCCCGCTGAAGCCCGGCGAGGTGCGCGTGGGCGGCGAGGTCGGCAAGCCCTACACCCTCACCCTCGCCGACCTGCGCAAGCTGCCCCAGACCTCGGCGGCGGTGAAGTTCACCAGCGCCAAGGGCGATCAGGAGCACACGTACCAGGGCGTGCCGCTGCACGAGGTGCTGAAGACGGCGGAGCCGCGCTTCGACCAGAGCAAGAAGAACGGCCAGCTCCGCGGGGTGGTCGCCGCGACCGGCGGCGGCGACTACCGCGCCGTCTTCGCCTGGGCCGAGCTCGACCCCGGCTTCTCCAAGAGCCAGATCCTCCTCGCGGTCTCCGAGGACGGCGTGCCCTTCGACGACGCGGCCGGACCGCGCCTGGTCGTACCGCAGGACACCAAGGGCGGCCGGTACGTGTCCGAGCTGAACCAGCTGTGGGTCGGGGTCGTCGACCCGGTGGTCGACGGGGCGAAGTGACGGTGGAGGCCGACGAGTCCGGCAGCGGCCGGTCCCGGGTCGCCCGCCGGGCCCTGCTCGGAGCCGGCGGACTGGCCGCCCTGGCCGCGGGCGGCGCCGTACTGACCACGGCCGGCGCCCGGATCGGGGAGCCGCGGCCCGCCTCCGTCATCCCCTTCCACGGCCCGCACCAGGCCGGGATCCTGACCCGGCGCCAGCCGTACGCCCACCTCGCCGCCTTCGACCTCGGGCCCGGCACCGACCGGGCGGGGGCCGCCGCCCTGCTGCGCACATGGACCGGGGCGGCCGCCCGGATGAGCCGCGGGGAGCCGCCGACCGGGGCAGGGGGCGGGGCCGACGTCGCTGCGGGTGCCGGTGCGGGCTCCGGGGCCGGGAACGACACGGGCGTCGCCCTCGGCGCCGGCCCGGCCGCGCTCACCGCCACCTTCGGCTTCGGGGCCGGCCTCTTCGACCGGCTCGGGCTGGCCGCCGCCCGGCCGCAGGCCCTCGCCCCGCTGCCCGCCTTCCCGGACGACCGGCTGGATCCCGCCCGCTGCGGCGGCGACCTGCTGGTGCAGATCGGCGCCGACGACCCGTTCGTCGCGGTGCACGCCCTGCGCACCCTGCAGCGGCTGGCCCGGGGCGCGGCGCGGACCCGTTGGGTGATGTCCGGTTTCACCCGGCCGCCCGGGGCGGGTGCGGCCGCCGGCTCCGGGTCCGGGTCCGGGACCGGGACCGGGACCGGCTCCGGGTCCGGAACCCACCGGAACCTGATGGGCCAGCTCGACGGCACCGCCAACCCGGCCCCGGCCGACGACCCCGCCCAGCGGTCCCGGATCCTCGTCACCGGCCCCGACGCGCCCGCCTGGCTGGCCGGCGGCTCGTACGTGGTCGTACGCCGGATCCGGATGCTCCTCGACACCTGGGAGGGGCTGCCCGTCGACCACCGCGAACAGGCCGTGGGGCGGCGCGTGGCCGACGGCGCCCCGCTGACCGGCGGCACCGAGCGCACCCCCGTGGACCTGGACGCCGCCCGGTCCGACGGGATCCCCGTCATCGCGACCAACGCCCACATCCGGCTGGCCGCGCCGCGGACCAACGCCGGGGCGACGATGCTCAGGCGCGGCTGGTCGTACTACGACGGCCTGCGACCCGACGGGACGCCGGACGCGGGCCTGCTCTTCGTCGCCTGGCAGGCCGACCCCCGAACGGGCTTCGTCCCCGTCCAGCAGCGGCTGGCCCGGGGCGACGCCCTCGCGCGCTACATCGAGCACGAGGCGTCCGGCCTGTTCGCCGTGCCGGGCGGGGCCGCGCCGGGGGAGTACGTAGGGCAGCGCCTGCTCTTGGGCTGAGGCCGGACCGCCCCCGGCAGGCCGAGGCCCTCGGGGCTCGTTGTCAGTGGTGCCTGTGAAGCTGGGCGGTATGGACGACAGGATGCTCCGGCGCCGGGTCTACGGCGCCGACCACGACGACCCCGACCCCGGCCCGCGCCCCGGCCATGTCTACGGCGAACTCGTGGGCGGCCCCCTCGACGGGCTCCTGCTGGACATCACGGGCTGGAGTTCGCCCCAACTCGCCGAGGAGGCCCGGCTCCCCACCGAGATAGGGCGCTACGGCGCCGGCGGCCGCGCCCACTACCGGCGCCGCGCGGCCGACCCGGACCACTGGGACTGGTCGGGCGACAGCCGGTGACCCGGCCCGTGATCCCGGTGGCGGGGCGTCAGCCGGCGGCGCCGCGGCTCACGTTCCGGGCCCACAGGACCAGCGGGAGCTGAAGCGGCAGCCGGGCGATCGTCACGGCCTGCACGGCGGGGGAGCGGCGGCGGGCGTCGACGGCCATCTTCACGTTCGCGGGGAACACCCCGACGAAGAACGCCGCCGCGGCCAGCGCCGCGACCCGGCGGGTCCGCGGATGGGCGACACCGGCGGCGAGCACCAGCTCGGCCGCGCCGCTCGCGTACGTCCACTGCCGGGCGGTGCCGGGCAGGGCGCTCGGGACGGTCGCGTCGAACTGCTTCGGCGCGACCGCGTGGGCGAGGCCCGCGGTCGCCAGCAGGCCGGCGAGCAGGGCAGGGGAAGAAGGGGTGCGGGGCATCGGAAGGTCCTCTCGGAGGGGCCGGAGCCCCGCGATCCTACTCGCGGGTAGGGCCTTTGGGGCCGGAAGATTTCTTTTGAAGAAATCTCCGGGGAGCTGTCGATCCGGGCGTCTCCCGTTCGACGCAGGAGTGAGAGGCGGGGAAAGCCCCCGCCCGTCCGACCGAGGAGTCACCGTGCCGCGTTTCCTTTCCATGATCCGTATCGACGAGCAGGCCCTTCCCTCCGACACCGAGTTCCCGCCCGAGTTCGGGCAGCGGATGGGCGCACTGATGGAGGAGATCACCAAGGCCGGGGTCATGCTGGACACCGCCGGGCTGCTCCCGACCTCCGAGGGGACCCGGGTGACCTGGTCCGGCGGCAAGCTGAGCTACACCGACGGGCCCTTCACCGAGACCAAGGAGGTCGTCGGCGGCTACGCGATCCTCCAGGCCAAGGACAAGGCCGAGGCGCTGGAGTGGACGAAGCGGTTCCTCGAGATCCACCCCGTGGAGTGGACGGTCGGCGCCGAGCTGCGCCAGATCGACGAGGGCTGACCGCACGCGGCGGCGCCTCGCGCCGCGCCGGTACGTCGCGCGTTTGCCCTGCCCCGTCACGGCTGCTCTGATGGGTGGCCGTGACGGCAGTGAGTGCGACCCAGGCGGTCGAAGCGGTGTTCCGGATCGAGTCGGCGCGGATCATCGCGGGTGTCGCGCGCATCGTGCGCGATGTCGCAATCGCCGAGGAGATCGCCCAGGACGCGCTGGTCGCCGCCCTGGAACAGTGGCCGGAGTCGGGTGTCCCGGACAAGCCGGGCGCCTGGCTCATGGCCACCGCCAAACACCGCGCGATCGACCTCGTGCGCCGCAAGGAGACGTACGCCCGCAAGCTCGCCGAGGTCGGCCGGAGCCTGGAGGACGTGCCCCCGCCCGCCGAGCCGGCGGCCCCGGACGACATCGACGACGACCTGCTGCGGCTGATCTTCACCGCCTGCCATCCCGTCCTGGCCACCGAGGCCCGCATCGCGCTCACCCTGCGCCTGATGGGCGGACTGACCACCCAGGAGATCGCCCGCGCCTTCCTGGCCTCGGAGCCGGCCGTCGCCCAGCGCATCGTCCGGGCGAAGCGGGCGCTGGCCAAGGCGGACGTGCCCTTCGAGGTCCCGTACGGAGCCGACCGCGAGGTGCGGCTCGCCTCGGTCCTGGAGGTCATCTACCTCATCTTCAACGAGGGTTACTCGGCGACCGCCGGCGACGACCTCGTCCGCCCCGCCCTGTGCGAGGACGCCCTCCGGCTGGCCCGGGTGCTGGCCGCCCTGATGCCCGAGGAGCCCGAGGTGCACGGACTGGCGGCCCTGCTGGAGTTCCAGGCCTCCCGGATCTCCGCCCGCACCGGCCCCGACGGCGAGCCCGTACTGCTCGCCGACCAGAACCGGTCCAAGTGGAACCGGATGCTGATCCGCCGCGGCGCCCTGGCGATGCAGCACGCGGGGAGCGGCCCGTACTCCGTCCAGGCCGCGATCGCCGGCTGCCATGCGGAGGCGGTCCGCTACGAGGATACGGACTGGGCGACGATCGCCACCCTCTACGGACGGCTCGTCGAGCTGGTCCCGTC
The Streptomyces sp. NBC_01296 DNA segment above includes these coding regions:
- a CDS encoding thioredoxin family protein, which produces MTRRVHQPLENQEFDFILGMAQGPVLAYFIGTWPKALEGCRAMDALVAEAAEEYGTRLTAVRTDMTRCPEPTRRYGVTGAPTVVLVQGGEAVASRAGAMSRAELREFLDAHL
- a CDS encoding Dyp-type peroxidase, translating into MTVEADESGSGRSRVARRALLGAGGLAALAAGGAVLTTAGARIGEPRPASVIPFHGPHQAGILTRRQPYAHLAAFDLGPGTDRAGAAALLRTWTGAAARMSRGEPPTGAGGGADVAAGAGAGSGAGNDTGVALGAGPAALTATFGFGAGLFDRLGLAAARPQALAPLPAFPDDRLDPARCGGDLLVQIGADDPFVAVHALRTLQRLARGAARTRWVMSGFTRPPGAGAAAGSGSGSGTGTGTGSGSGTHRNLMGQLDGTANPAPADDPAQRSRILVTGPDAPAWLAGGSYVVVRRIRMLLDTWEGLPVDHREQAVGRRVADGAPLTGGTERTPVDLDAARSDGIPVIATNAHIRLAAPRTNAGATMLRRGWSYYDGLRPDGTPDAGLLFVAWQADPRTGFVPVQQRLARGDALARYIEHEASGLFAVPGGAAPGEYVGQRLLLG
- a CDS encoding DEAD/DEAH box helicase, which encodes MRNPSAHGRFGIKAGAKAGPKGGAKSGGKTPRTAPLKGEFAMPKTVEPALPPVEAFSELDLPRELVTTMTDLGVTEPFPIQAATLPNSLAGRDILGRGRTGSGKTLAFGLALLARTAGRKADPKRPLALVLVPTRELAQQVTEALTPYAQALDLRMATVVGGLSIGKQVSALRTGAEVVVATPGRLSDLIGRRDVHLERVKITVLDEADQMCDMGFMPQVTEILDQVHHAGQRMLFSATLDRNVDQLVRSYLKDPVSHTVDPSAASVSTMDHHVLHIHSADKYSAATEIAAREGRVLMFLDTKHGVDQFVKHLRAMGVRAEGLHSGKSQPQRTRTLAQFKTGAVTVLVATNVAARGIHIDDLDLVVNVDPPADHKDYLHRGGRTARAGESGKVVTLVTPNQRRDMVRLMAEAKIRPTTTQVRSGEAALSRITGAKPPSGVPLAGAEPTDAKGRPSGSDLAFRGIGTRPGRPGAAKESRKTAEARQLAEARRAARVRRGG
- a CDS encoding molybdopterin-dependent oxidoreductase; protein product: MERRRNLERARAVRGARGLREVRRPGLALAAGALVLAGCGTSADGKDAEAGTAASASTSAGASAGASAKASVTPLKPGEVRVGGEVGKPYTLTLADLRKLPQTSAAVKFTSAKGDQEHTYQGVPLHEVLKTAEPRFDQSKKNGQLRGVVAATGGGDYRAVFAWAELDPGFSKSQILLAVSEDGVPFDDAAGPRLVVPQDTKGGRYVSELNQLWVGVVDPVVDGAK
- a CDS encoding DoxX family protein, producing MPRTPSSPALLAGLLATAGLAHAVAPKQFDATVPSALPGTARQWTYASGAAELVLAAGVAHPRTRRVAALAAAAFFVGVFPANVKMAVDARRRSPAVQAVTIARLPLQLPLVLWARNVSRGAAG
- a CDS encoding cytochrome P450; protein product: MPETVAFPQDRTCPYHPPAAYQPLREGRPLSRVTLFDGRSVWVVTGHAEARALLSDGRLSADRQNEAFPAPTKRFKGLQNRRTALLGVDDPVHNTQRRMLIPSFTLKRTAALRPAIRQTVDRLIDDMIARGPEAELVSSFALPVPSMVICALLGVPYEDHEFFEAQSRRLLRGPELADVEDARSQINGYLADLIERKRTHRGDGLLDELVERRLETGETDIDELVSLAAILLIAGHETTANMISLGTFTLLRHPEQLAELRADPSLISVAVEELMRFLSIADGMLRVATEDIEIGGVTVRADDGVIFSTSVINRDAAVFEEPDALDWHRPARHHVGFGFGVHQCLGQNLARAEMEIALGTLFARLPGLRLAAEPDRIPFRPGDTIQGMVELPVAW
- a CDS encoding DUF1304 domain-containing protein, encoding MHTVAQVLIGVVAALHVYFLVLEMFLWQRPPGRALSGFDEDLARRTAPLAANQGLYNGFLAAGLVWSLVIDSLATQVFFLVCVIVAGVYGAATANRRILIAQALPGALALGAALLAA
- a CDS encoding MarR family winged helix-turn-helix transcriptional regulator, with protein sequence MQGKSRPAATPAEALSRMDRYVALGLVGQQEVAQLLGLNVTDLTCLGHVLGAGDTPLGAGDLAELTNLTTGAVTGVLNRLERAGYARRQPDPADRRRVRVVADPAAAARVFAVYEPFYARLGEVFAAYSPDEIAVIADWFARATVEMTAHLAEVRSGQLGPLAPGPGTP
- a CDS encoding BtrH N-terminal domain-containing protein, translated to MTPLVHSDFGTGRHREASLIRHALGSVHDEVLVAGLAGGIGFMYFVFEYAGHPPMPTIVAQAHPQPWVQTALGRLHVPYEATRSTKPRWGRMCAALDDGHPVFCTVDRSRLPWHQGVAEMAGADPYTVVVVGYEGAEGETLYVEDGADVPYRIGREEFGAAWTGHRKGHHQMVVPTGPATAEPDLDEAVATTAARLTGPVLGNQFDVNFGFSGMAKFAAQLRDTGTKTGWERRFAGPEAFRVGTGRLYACLEEEWTAPGATRPLYADFLDLAGRPEAASLLRDSARHWSELAALARTADPDSGAGGRRALFDACADLVDRSLDLERRAVALF
- a CDS encoding RNA polymerase sigma factor, with amino-acid sequence MSATQAVEAVFRIESARIIAGVARIVRDVAIAEEIAQDALVAALEQWPESGVPDKPGAWLMATAKHRAIDLVRRKETYARKLAEVGRSLEDVPPPAEPAAPDDIDDDLLRLIFTACHPVLATEARIALTLRLMGGLTTQEIARAFLASEPAVAQRIVRAKRALAKADVPFEVPYGADREVRLASVLEVIYLIFNEGYSATAGDDLVRPALCEDALRLARVLAALMPEEPEVHGLAALLEFQASRISARTGPDGEPVLLADQNRSKWNRMLIRRGALAMQHAGSGPYSVQAAIAGCHAEAVRYEDTDWATIATLYGRLVELVPSPVVELNRAVAVSMAEGPEAALPLVDALAAEPALRAYHLLPSVRGDLLERLGRREEARAEFERAASLTRNARERALLLGRAARA
- a CDS encoding ferredoxin, which gives rise to MSPQRIDIDTAVCIGAGQCALTAPDVFTQDDDGFSRLLPGREDGNGSPLLREAARACPVAAIRIQEE
- a CDS encoding HGxxPAAW family protein → MSAHGDVDMGHTVAGWTGTTLVLLGCTGAGVAVCAAWTPGIWLGLGLVGVAGVVTWVLHLAGWGKPGGPRPRADWDWRTRDTVARTGHVQCLGCRVGGTRRAAAAAPRPRPAELSPTVDGGA
- a CDS encoding cold-shock protein, translating into MATGTVKWFNSEKGFGFIQQDDGGPDVFVHFSAIQGTGFKELQENQKVEYDVTQGPKGPQAENVYPAR
- a CDS encoding YciI family protein encodes the protein MPRFLSMIRIDEQALPSDTEFPPEFGQRMGALMEEITKAGVMLDTAGLLPTSEGTRVTWSGGKLSYTDGPFTETKEVVGGYAILQAKDKAEALEWTKRFLEIHPVEWTVGAELRQIDEG
- a CDS encoding TetR/AcrR family transcriptional regulator translates to MSPAHPEDPRTARTKARLRESLLAECADRPLGEVSVSAVVRRAGVGRATFYLHYEDLPALAVDACAEVVHAAVDALHAWQTEPGARAPARPPAALAGFLTDADAHAALYRTLLLPGGGGPLGERLHRELRARARAERTAAGAPHADLVASAVAATFTGILADWLHDSVPGSPAELADHVWPLLLALHRAGSRPTAP